Within Diabrotica virgifera virgifera chromosome 7, PGI_DIABVI_V3a, the genomic segment TAGTACATGGAACTAACATATCTAAATGTACCTATATAAACTTATGTAAGTAGTGCAATtgctaattattgtttttttacttttaTGTATGTCATAATTTGAAACTTGTATCTTTGACTGGCTTTTTACAtttcttttttgttaaaactttaTGTATTTAagtgtaataaattttattattattattcataaGCTGACAGAGGGATGTCACATTTGGTGGCAAAAAATACACTTTATTTTGCCATCATTTAGTTCTTTTAGGTCGGGATGAgagggtgcgttgtccaacagcaggactgacTGCCTTTCTTGGTAGATTTCAGTAGATGGGGATGGCAGAACTCTCCGGATATGGGGAGAtcccaacgaactgtcaacactgatggaatcgccatGAAACGAATTCAATGCCTTCAGGATGAGACagaagataatcaggtaaaggagGGGAGATAATCTTCATCTTTCATAAACAAACAAATTGACAGTGCTAGTCAGGTAcgtcagggttgccagattggggtattttccaacaattttggggtaatttgaaagcgtataggggaacttctctaagcagaaatggttgggaGATTTTTTGGGGTGAAAATTATGGaagattttaaggggtcatgggaaattaaatttgcgaatgtacacatagaactgtatattatactctcatataattGAAGAAGATAtgacctatgaattatttccagggtcctctgttgataagtagtataatttttgtttactgttctctacatttgactactgatttattaaaatgcggcaaaaatttaaatttgggtgatttgagggaatttcagtttctaagtgggggttttataaaatcacatctggcaactctggtggtagttatagcaaattttacctgaaaaattctctgtctctctaggacctctctcttgtatgttgcaggcaatctcgcttcactgtttgaatgggacggggtcattccatcagtgttgacagttcgttgggaGATCCGGATCtagcaggttgtactgtattaataaaaataaataataacaaaaccaATTAAATGTATCCCTATATTAATCAAAACAAATATCACAGTTTAGAGTTATAAGTTACAACAAACAAAATTATTTCACCTCTTCTTTAATGACTTCTATACACCTTTGCATATCGACTTTCCTAATACTTTCGCCCTTTTCTGCTAGAATGTCTTCAATGTTCCGCTTTCCGTCCAGATCAGTAAACCATTTCAAATTATCAGCTATCAGATGGTGATTTTTACAACCTTCACAAGTGACAATAACAACACCCTTTTCGTAGGCTACTTTAGATATGAAATGACTGTTGTTGGTGCTACAAACTTTACATTTGTAGCCTAAAAATAGTTTTCCTTTGACTTTTCCAATCGGTTGTGGTTTGTTCGTGGTAGAATCAGGCTTTGGTTGAATCAATGTGGAGCAATGTCTTAGGAACCTTGGTGGTTGTGGATGAGACTGTTTTAAGCCATTATTTATAGCTTGAAACGTCGATTTTCTGATTGTACGACATAGTACACTAGAAATGGATCTTGTGAACATTACTGTAAATTagacaatatttttataaataattattaaacttTCATGTATGTATTTTAACCTAaaattttcgagttataagtgAGAAGTTAGTTACAATTCTAATATTCATAAGCGGACACAACGATTTTTGTAAAGGGTGTCAAAATGTGCAATATGGATgtccaaaaataaaattttcagtgCTTTCTACTGAGATTCTGAATGGGTTTTAGGATTTTGGAACTTATTTTGAGAATGTTTAAGGAACAGGATATTTAGAAGCAAGTCTATGTCTAACTATTATGAATGGTATAATTACAAGTCTATGTCTAACTATTATGAATAATTATAACCATGTTATAATTAACATGGTTTAtctcacaaaccatacatactcatagacgtttcacgtaaattgtcaaggtcaagacagcaaattagttaccattccaatcaagagatgtcgctgtcagtcaattctcttgtcatatttaacaactgacagttgaaaattaaattaatttgttatttacttttaatttcacagtttgtggcttaattattttattatagtggtgttacgtttttaattagatttaatcacaattttaatcaataatcaattgtattaacttCCTGTCCGTTTtaatgagtagaatttttagtttacattgatcatcccgtgttgtgtttctccacatttaaaaaaacaatataatcaaaacagtttattttaatagacaagtgtgtcatcaacatttcgggcctatatatttttggaagtttgtaaaagattataaggtaatatttatctaaacaatcatcctacaagattctttcaaaaattttcattcaactcaatattacacatcagtgctttcacgtgacacttgggagtagtgtttagcattttgaaaacaaattggaatatttgaggtTTTCaggaaaatattgaataaaacattgaattgtccttctgttgttttaatttcctgcgaaatttcatcaaaaatcccccaaaacttataatttgaaattcccacgtaactaaaattagtcaatttagttcccattccaatcaagagatggcgttaattcgatccgaaagattaacatggccgtgaaacgtctataagtatgtatggtcTGTGGTTTATCTCACTTGAATTGACTTGAATACATAATTATATAAAGGCCAATGTCAAAACTGTAATGTAAGGTTAAGGtcaatattttcaaattttaaaaaaatcgtaaATCGTCATCACTTTTAAATTGCACAATATACGCAAATTTAAATTAATGCCTATTCTAACATGCTCTTATAATAAACTTAATCATATTACAATCTTAACAATAACGAATTAAAGACGTTTTAGTTCGATATGTTCAAATGAAAGCAACCAATATGCTGCAAGGTAAATTGAGAcctattttaaaatattctttgaTCACCAGCATCATTGGTGGTACGGCCTTAAGTTTAAAAACGAATCAGTACCACTTAGACTCAATAGGCATTGTTAGATTAAGTAGGGCAGCTTATACGGTCCTCCAAataggagtaatctacaaaagagaccTATATGGAAGAAAACTAGACCCCTCATCCCAAGAATACAAAGAAACCAAGTCCAGTTGTCACAAGCGAAGCGCAGAAAAGTTATTAGACTTATGTTGTACGAATAAAGGTGTATATATCAAAGTAGGCCAGCATCTCGCAGCTTTGGAGTACTTGCTCCCTAACGAATATGTCCAGACTATGAGAGTTCTCCATTCTCATGCTCCAACGAATTCAATAGAAGATGTATATAAAGTAATCAAAGAAGATTTAAAATGTGAAGTAAGTACTAAAATTGTTTCTTTACtcttccagaatcagcttccattcgtTCCTATCCTTGGTCTTGAttttcgtactcttaacactcCTAAGTCATCTTCTACCTGGTCCTTAAATTTTGCTCTGGGCCTGCCTCTTCTCACTCTATCCGGTTTCTATAAATGTGTTTTGACGACTCCACCTCATTCATTCTCACTAAGTGGCCTAGTCACCGCAGcctatacagtgtgggccaaagaaaacagtccacctcgaaagacagtagttattagattttaaggaaatgccaaaacaggtgcgggagcacgccaaatagaattctattttagtgacgtcacgttgcctagcaaccgtccaTTCTCCCattataaaattctattttgtgacgtcaccaaaatagaattctatttggcgtgctcccgcaccaggtcgatttttgatctaagggggacacattttagggtacatacatctgtcatttgtcaaacTCCCCCTTCcacattatttatacagggtgtccaagaataaaattttttaattaaattaattgacacaaaaagaagaatgtatgtaatttatttaattcaaaatacattctactgctgtcacaaaacagaaaaaaatgttttttgataaataaacattgcttttcgcttgatttcagtgttcaagctgccacccatctgtctCTTTGTAAggtgaatattgaatttaagcaacaaacaatgtttatttaacaaataaacattttttaaaaggcAAAGTTTTTCAATCttaatagcgacattaataatattgaaaaatattaaaaatgttactaaaagatttttaaattgaaaacttattggtccatttcccttgTGACACCTCCagggcttctacaatatgcaagccagatggatgctgcagtgaagacaaaagggaaggaattctacactatgcaattcacaacacccgtctgcagcttggtaaagttccaacggaaaatggacctagttactctatattatacagtggaacctcgataactcggattaatcgggaccgcgaccgatccgggttatcgaaaatccgagatagccgcagaatatggtaaaaattaataaaatacggtatacttacagataaactccgttagaattgaaataacacgaaatatatttataaatatgcacagtacctactcattaaaattactaaaaaaaacaccaaacccaaacgtaagcaaatggaagcgaacaatacaagacacaatactaaagaccattgtttataaaagaattttttaaatagtctttcctaaacaatgctgacagtttgaaataaaaaggaataaatactacagacaggtggctgttgtttctgcggcgtgtgctatgagtcatttttaatatcgtatagttcaaattacacacataagtacacattatctctcaaatattatattacatacatttttattgttgaaaggtttgtctgataattaactattttgattggaaataagccacaattaaattgaaaaatacaaaatattgaaaatcaaaatgtttatctgatgaaaatcggtccgggttagccggacttccgggttatcgggggccgacttatcggggttccactgtagttgattttttaaccaagaggagtaaactaaaaagacagattcacacccaagaaagttactagaaaagtcaccaaattcatcttcttttttcgttgatcatatcagctttcgatgataatccatacagattatattatattaacacatcgctaaagagttttaaaaacaaCAACTGTTGTATATAAAAGTATAAagtctaaaaattaaaggaataatgcagaaaacacaaaaaatcgctgatatatttaattaattttaactatttttaatgggaaataagccacaatattattaaaaaatgatttttattaacgtttcgatgcccaaatcgggtgccgttgtcaaaatacttaatcaacctataaaatgacagaagtgccaaaatttcataaatgtcattagtgtcaaaattgaataacagtggagtaaacttgcctggggttggaccaattagaaacaagcattacagcgcagtaaatttgaatcactcctcttggttaaaaaacaaacaatagtaatactaatataaaaataaaaatgtataccatttttattcagttgcaatgcgaaggcaaaacaatcttatttttcacttagaatacggagagTAGTCCAGCACTCTGCCTCTGCCAAAAAACTTtgcctttcaattgccagatgacgctagtcacctaatccattcacgtcagttgcggtgtgggggataaactctcgatgttggtcacttagagtatggagcagcaggcctacgtctctccgatgagactccaataagagtcaaaaatcgtcgattcagagtgctggactgcgctccgtattctaagtgaaaaataagattgttttgcctttgcattgcaactgaataaaaatggtatacatttttatttttaaacatttttttctgtttgctgtcagcagtagaatgtattttgagttaaataaattacatacattcttctttttgtgtcaattaatttaatttaaaatcattttttttggacatcctgtataaataattatgttaatgtttataatactgaatagacaattgaataacctttcaaatgagctagcatgtgacccctattccctatttaaaaataaggggtaggggaagtggaagggagggggttgacaaatgacagatgtatgtacctactgtaaaaatgtgtcccctttaGATCAATAATCGACCTGTTttggcatttccttaaaatctaataagtactgccaaatatcgaggtgcaCTGCTTTCTTTGGCTACACTGTAGAATACAGGtggtaaagctcaaaattatagctTCTATGCCATAATCCGTTTTCCCGCATGCCTTTATAGATATGTATGAGGATTTTACGTTCAAAACAGCCTAACTGTTCTTCATCAAATTTTGTTATCATCACGGTTTCTGACGCATAAGTGAGAACGGGCTTGATTAGagttctgtatatcaatatttcTGTTCTTTTCTCTGTTTCTTGTTctgttaaaagtttctttatttGCTAGATATATATGTCTGTTAATTCTGTAATCCTTTTAGCCTTCTGACATATTTGAATCAATGGACCCCGAACCTCTAGGCACAGCTTCTTTGGCTCAAGTCCATAAAGCCAAACT encodes:
- the LOC114325272 gene encoding DNL-type zinc finger protein, producing the protein MFTRSISSVLCRTIRKSTFQAINNGLKQSHPQPPRFLRHCSTLIQPKPDSTTNKPQPIGKVKGKLFLGYKCKVCSTNNSHFISKVAYEKGVVIVTCEGCKNHHLIADNLKWFTDLDGKRNIEDILAEKGESIRKVDMQRCIEVIKEEVK